Within Hydractinia symbiolongicarpus strain clone_291-10 chromosome 11, HSymV2.1, whole genome shotgun sequence, the genomic segment TCGAACACTGGTAAAGGGAAACTAaggttaagatttttttttcttgaaaaggtTTATTAAactatttacaaaaaagtagctaattattttttgtaaaaaaaagcaaTATTATGAGGATTTTAGGGTGAAAAAGGTTATAAGGAACGTAAGCTTATGATAGagagcaaaaacaacaaaattcacTTTTTTTATGATTTCATGTATGAAGATAAAAGGAAGAGATGAATTTTACTTTTATTATGTGaatgatatatttttgtatCCAAGTTGTATATTGTCTGTATGCTGAAAAGCGTAGTTgcctaaaataaattaatatgtTTTAATATAAGTGGAACTTACAAAAGACgtatattttttaagtattgTTTTGACTCACATGCTCTAAATAAAATGTTATGTGTTATGTTTTGAAAAGTTATTTTGGTAGTATAAcgttactttttttttaaagattttacatCTTTGAAGCTTTTTTGATATCTGCAATATCAAATACTCGCACTCTCGGTGCGATTTAAACAAAAGCATATCAAAATCTTTATGCAAGGTACTGCATGGAATATCTTTCAGTTTTTCTCCAGTCAACAACCAAACAACACTTGCATTTTTCAACAGTTATTAACTCGTGTATGATACACTTTTTAGACTTACACCAATGTAATTGTTCTAACCTACTCGAGTCTAAATCATCATCCTTGACGTCTGATATATCATTCTCAGGTTTTGTGGAACAAATATTTTCCAACTGACTTTCAGTATACTCATAATCCCCTTGCAAATACTTTTATCTGTTTTAGAACTATATAATTCATTATTTTCATTATCACAACTACTTTCTTTGTTACTATCCATCACTAGCCCATTCGTGGCTGCTAACTTCATTTTACCCTCGCGCATCATGCGTCATAATTGTTTCACGAGGATCCGTGAATGAAGTACATCTTTAATttgagaaaatgtaaaaaatttagTTGTCCTTTTCATGGCTGCATAATTTACCGGACATGTTGGAAAATTATGAAGAATTGTGCAGTACAGTACTACGGTAGACAAcggtattatagctataaaattgtGACCAGAgtgttataacaaaaaaatatggatatatatctgAAAATAATTTACTTTGGCCATAAGAATGTCTTACTTGTTACTATCTAAACTATCCAGAAAAACTGTCTCCAAtaggtttttgtttgttttttattagacAGGAGGAGTATCTTCACTATATCCTGAAAAATTATGGCAAGTTAAAGTGACGTAGGTCTCTTTTttgtttatcaatatttttcctGGTTTGTTAAAGGGTTTTTAATACTTCTGTTGCTTTTAGTAGGGATGTGGCATCATTTGGATATCGTTCTTGGTATAATGATATGTTTGACTGTGAAGAAAACATTGGTCATGGTGGTTTCGGTCATGTTTTGAAAGTCAGAAATAAATTGGATAGAAAATATTACGCTATCAAGCGAGTAACGTTATTGGACTCGCATCCTGATGCTTGTTTGAAGGTAATTGCAGACCATTCCGCGCTATGTGAATTCtgagtttgacttttttatgtttGGTGATTACATCAACATTTAGGAAAGAGAATTAATAGATGCAGTGTTGTAAACATCGCCTTTACTCAGCACAATAATTGATTTGTGTtgtaaatttaagtttttatatgCAGGAGGGGGTGGGGAATTAgtatcattttttatattcatttgTAAGTTTTTCCAGCCTACTTTTCTTGCAGACGTTACGTGAAGTacaaatcatttcaaatttaaacCATCCTAACATTGTAAGATACCATTCATCATGGCTGGAGTATGGTTCTGACATGCAGGATGAAGATGAAAAGTTTGGTATGTAAAATACATCTTCAAACGCGTAGTAAGACAATAAGTGGATAGATGTGTTTCACCCTAAAAGCTTATGTTATAGAGGTTTTCAGAAGAAAAGCGTTTTCcaattattgaaattttttatattgttcagTTTCCTTCTTTAATTCACATTAATTTaagttaaaatgttaaaattattatGTCTTTTCAATGTATTTAATAGGCAAAGAGCAGCTCTCTTCCAATGACCGCCCGTCCCCAAAATTTCCGAATAAAAAGAGTGTCGATATAGTCATTCGAGTACATATAGTAATTGTATGTGGAAAgtataagaaagaaaatatattctaAGGATCACTCAAGAATAGCAAAAGTTTTCAAGTCTTTAAATTTGCTTATGTAAAGGATATATCTAAATTCTTTTAAACCATGTTTCTTAATTCAGACGTTTCAGCTAGCACTaaatgtgttgttaattttcaGACAGTTCTTGTCTAAGTGTACTTGCAGGGGATGGGAATGTTTTATTTAAACGTAGTTTTCGAATAAACAggaatttttggaaaaaattgtGTGCAAACCCAAAACATTTTATGCACATGTTTAGCAGTCTAATTAAATTTTTAGTATTTGTTAGAaatctgttttctttttttttaggtatGGAGGAGATAAAAAGTTCTCAAAGGTAGCTAATgttcatctatataataatagctgtattttgtctgtcttcCCGCGGGAAAAACGTCGTGTTATGGAATAATTTCACTGTAGACATGTATTTGGTGTGTTTAGAACACGACAACATTCAACATATGATGATAAACCAATCAAAAACGACATTTTTATTGGAAAATTTGGTTTAAATCCGCTAACATTTAAAAGCAAACTTGCAATAAAAGACTCACACGCTTTTCCCAACCAGGTTGTTAAGAAGACGGTCTTACTAAGACGAAGTATATCAAATGGGAACGTGCCATATAGTGCCCAGTCTTTTGATGACGTTTGTTACTGCATAAATTCAAGCGAAAATGAAACACGGAAAAAGTCCAAACAGGTAGGAGTGTTTATAAATCTCTCCACAATGAAAAAGGAACTAGGAAACATGTAAGACAAAGGTTGATTTTTTGGAATTAAGCACGAAAATTTTAGTAAAATTCATGCACTAGTAAGAAAcactataataaaaaaacatgtttcttGAAGGTCGTACATGCTAGTAGCTTATCTCAGTGTGGGTGAAACAATACAATATTTTGATAGTTTAGAAAAAATCATCCTGATGTAAGGGATGTATGTATAGGTTGCTacgttgtgtaaaaattactctCGCCTGGTATAAAAAAGAACACATGCGTTGCTAATAAAGAGTTATAAATGCTTTGTTTTGTCCTTTATTTTGGTAACACAATCCAGGCTtcaatgaaattgtttttgtatattCAAATGGAATTATGTCACGGCACTCTTCAAGATTGGTTAAGAGATCgtaattcaaaaataaaacataccaGAGGTAAGTTATGTTTGTTTGAATTTTAATGCAGCTAATGCATGATTGTGCTGGAGAGTGTTTTCAAGCTGAATCTACACACTACTCTAAAAAAGGTTGAAGTGACTTAGCTGCTGTAATATGTTTCTaaattgaatttatatttacacTTGGTGTGTATTGTGATACAATGCTACACAAAGTTGTtgcgatataactttcacagtATTTTCTACTCACAGTCGACCTGGAATACAGGAATAAAAACAGGGAAGTAACGGAGATGAATTGACTCCTTTCTTGAGAAGTGTTGTGAGTGAGAACTTGAACTGTGGTTTAAAAATACCTACTTTAGATTTCTTATTGTATCGTGTTAGTCAGTACTTTTCCAATAACTTACTCCATCTTCTGAAAACAAGAACTTCGATCTACTGGCAGcaaggttttttatttttaatatgaaaaTTCTGCTTCCTTGAACTGGGTCAACAAAATATCAAAGCTTTAACTATGAAAAAAGAAATCAAGATGTTATATTGGAATTTATGAGGAGGGGAAGTTTCCTGGAAGTTTTAATTACTTCAGCTGAGAGCCCTGCAAACACATACTTAACGTGACTACAAAATTTTATGCTTCTAAAAAAACGTATGCATCCTATCCTGTGTTGTGTTTCTTCTTTCATGCATCAGTTCTGTTTAGATGTTGAGTCTGTTTTAAACATGGAAATTTTCAACCAGTTGTTGTTAGGTGTTCAATACatccacaaaaaatatttacttcatAGAGATATAAAAGTAAGTATTCGCTGCTaatcaattcttttttttctttcatttttactGACATAATTTTACTATCTAGTATTTCTACTATATTGATGTCATTTTTTGATTCCCCACACTAAATGCTCACGAATGAGGTATGAAATTTGCGAAAATGAATAATATAATTAATTGAACAGTCAGTCAAAATGTtttgcctttttttcttttctttgttattATTACCATGTTTAATGTGTTGCAAATACACCTCAAAATTTACTAATTCgccaaacttcttttatcaaaGTTCTTACAACTATACAAAATGAGGAGCCGAAAGTCCCACTTACAGCCCGTTGAAATTACGTTATTTTGATTTCGAGCAGTACCATCATTCTGTTACTGCAAAATACATCCACATATatactttaagggcagaaacTTTCTTGTTTATTTGCGCTTTTTAGTTTATGCCTTTGGAAATTATAAAGTAGCAAAACGCGAAACTTCAGAAAGCGAATATTtagaaaaaagtgcaaaatgcTGCGGGACAAACTTAACAAAAAAGCGAACctttagaaaaagaaacgtaacataaagcgaacttttagaaaaagaaacgtaacataaagcgaacctttagaaaaagaaacgtaacataaagcgaacttttagaaaaagaaacgtaacataaagtgaacttttagaaaaaggaaagattttaatcaatctattgcttccatctgggtccgtgaaaaagttaattactttaattgctgtgatctgattgattgatttcgatcctctaattatctctttaaataataaatagctAAAGATGATACGATtaaaacgtagcctagaataaactcgcttgttcatgacatgataatatctatattattcaatgacaatAACATTTGATGTTTCTTGCTTTTGGTACTGTAATAATTTCTCGGATATCCCGATTCCTTAAAACAGTAATGCATGTAGACTTTTGCTCACGAAACACCactaaagtatatatttttttaatcatattttagcctgcaaacatttttatcaatgttcaaaatcaagaaaaaatccTTGTAAAGATTGGCGATTTTGGGCTAGCGAGACATGATAATAATCCGAAATCACCATCCGATTATCACGGCCCGTTCCGTTTTAGCTCGGCAGATTCGAATGACAATTCAGGTAACATACATTTTGAAAAACATCGCTTAGCTAAGATTAAAGTTTCCTACCAGTTGTGGTGAAGTCAAGTTCGGTGACGCTTAAAAAATTGAACACGCTGCTGTTTTTTAGAATGGTCACAGAGTGGTAAACACCATCAAACTGCAGGTATTGGGACGACAACGTATGCCGCTCCTGAGCAGAAGGTCAGTCATGAGTATACCAACAAGGTGAGTTCTTTTTATTTGGCGAATATAGAAAGCTGTATCTCTCACCATTAGGTTCGTGTCTATCTAAGAACATTGTAGAGAAATGTAATGATCTATGTCGTTACTCCTTTTGTTGTTTCGAAAAA encodes:
- the LOC130614377 gene encoding eukaryotic translation initiation factor 2-alpha kinase 1-like isoform X1, whose amino-acid sequence is MLFEDPFKAGNNGNSDTDLWLKESSKSHSIVFERYNAFDDASMDSTSAISIGQQPNAILDMFERNTTHHLMMISLLEYICFLHAQDETDSGELFKIVCERLSKMKLMPENLYLDEFKAVRIKHQSALTDLMKGAIQSMQTGGVSSLYPEKLWQVKVTRDVASFGYRSWYNDMFDCEENIGHGGFGHVLKVRNKLDRKYYAIKRVTLLDSHPDACLKTLREVQIISNLNHPNIVRYHSSWLEYGSDMQDEDEKFGMEEIKSSQRTRQHSTYDDKPIKNDIFIGKFGLNPLTFKSKLAIKDSHAFPNQVVKKTVLLRRSISNGNVPYSAQSFDDVCYCINSSENETRKKSKQASMKLFLYIQMELCHGTLQDWLRDRNSKIKHTRDVESVLNMEIFNQLLLGVQYIHKKYLLHRDIKPANIFINVQNQEKILVKIGDFGLARHDNNPKSPSDYHGPFRFSSADSNDNSEWSQSGKHHQTAGIGTTTYAAPEQKVSHEYTNKVDIYSLGIILYELIKPFDTEMERILSIKAALKGTLCPDVKKVWVKESSFVLSMTSLYPADRPSASEVLASSLFLNKNNECEDLQAIIKKQSEEIEKLKQLLSQKNNLNICLKCQALCTHKIEYHTK
- the LOC130614377 gene encoding eukaryotic translation initiation factor 2-alpha kinase 1-like isoform X2, which gives rise to MLFEDPFKAGNNGNSDTDLWLKESSKSHSIVFERYNAFDDASMDSTSAISIGQQPNAILDMFERNTTHHLMMISLLEYICFLHAQDETDSGELFKIVCERLSKMKLMPENLYLDEFKAVRIKHQSALTDLMKGAIQSMQTGGVSSLYPEKLWQVKVTDVASFGYRSWYNDMFDCEENIGHGGFGHVLKVRNKLDRKYYAIKRVTLLDSHPDACLKTLREVQIISNLNHPNIVRYHSSWLEYGSDMQDEDEKFGMEEIKSSQRTRQHSTYDDKPIKNDIFIGKFGLNPLTFKSKLAIKDSHAFPNQVVKKTVLLRRSISNGNVPYSAQSFDDVCYCINSSENETRKKSKQASMKLFLYIQMELCHGTLQDWLRDRNSKIKHTRDVESVLNMEIFNQLLLGVQYIHKKYLLHRDIKPANIFINVQNQEKILVKIGDFGLARHDNNPKSPSDYHGPFRFSSADSNDNSEWSQSGKHHQTAGIGTTTYAAPEQKVSHEYTNKVDIYSLGIILYELIKPFDTEMERILSIKAALKGTLCPDVKKVWVKESSFVLSMTSLYPADRPSASEVLASSLFLNKNNECEDLQAIIKKQSEEIEKLKQLLSQKNNLNICLKCQALCTHKIEYHTK